A genomic stretch from Mya arenaria isolate MELC-2E11 chromosome 10, ASM2691426v1 includes:
- the LOC128205252 gene encoding microfibril-associated glycoprotein 4-like produces the protein MTYFKMFMNIFYLLAFFSQQWGLTLALNFQCSDVNSMHSNNQEVSSRLRALEEQMLQVQSLLQGGTRPSYTTVQGYPEDCEEIYKNGTRVEGIYAISPDGRCPFFVHCDMTNGGWTVIQRRINGNVNFFRDWDDYVHGFGDVDGEFWLGLQKIHRLTQGGSQIYFGITNYDDTTDFAHYQTFTVHGAATKYRMNVDAYGYQGSINELFTFHDNMVFSTYDRDNDVHATANCCADHGGGGWWWKNCYKLGNVNGIYGKMTSGGLGYWNSKYVPIKGVEIKVKAINGTC, from the exons ATGACGtacttcaaaatgtttatgaatattttctatttgttgGCCTTTTTCAGCCAACAATGGGGGTTAACTCTAGCACTGAATTTCCAATGTTCGGATGTTAACAGTATGCACAGCAATAATCAAGAGGTTTCCAGCAGACTGAGGGCACTGGAGGAGCAGATGTTACAGGTTCAGTCTCTCCTTCAAGGTGGAACACGCCCATCGTACACAACAGTTCAGGGATATCCGGAAG ACTGTGAGGAAATCTACAAAAACGGTACGCGGGTTGAAGGGATTTACGCCATCTCCCCTGACGGCAGGTGCCCGTTTTTCGTCCACTGTGATATGACGAACGGAGGCTGGACCGTCATTCAG CGTCGAATAAACGGAAACGTCAATTTCTTCCGTGATTGGGATGATTACGTTCACGGCTTCGGTGACGTTGATGGCGAATTTTGGCTCGGTCTTCAGAAGATTCACCGTCTAACGCAAGGCGGCAGCCAGATCTATTTCGGCATTACTAACTATGACGACACGACGGACTTTGCACATTATCAGACATTTACCGTTCATGGAGCAGCCACGAAATACAGAATGAACGTTGACGCTTACGGTTACCAAGGTTCCATCAATGAACTGTTTACCTTTCACGACAACATGGTGTTCTCCACATACGATAGAGATAACGATGTACACGCCACTGCTAACTGTTGTGCGGATCATGGAGGGGGCGGATGGTGGTGGAAAAACTGCTACAAACTTGGCAATGTGAATGGCATTTATGGAAAGATGACGAGTGGAGGACTAGGTTATTGGAATTCGAAATATGTCCCGATTAAAGGAGTTGAAATAAAGGTTAAAGCAATAAATGGAACATGTTAA
- the LOC128204306 gene encoding ficolin-1-like, with product MVLVKLFWFGQNCEEIYKNGTRLDGIYAISPDGRCPFFVYCDMTKGGWTVSQRRINGNVNFFRDWDDYVHGFGDLDGEFWLGLQEIHRLTQGGSQIYFGITNYDDTTDFAHYQTFTVHGAATKYRMNVDAYGYKGSINELFADHDNMAFSTYERDNYVHATANCAGSGGGGWWWKKCCLLGNLNGIFGKKGEGGLNYYDSSHIPIKAVEMKIKAINGTC from the exons ATGGTTTTGGTAAAACTCTTTTGGTTTGGACAAA aCTGTGAGGAGATCTACAAAAACGGTACGCGGTTGGACGGGATTTACGCCATCTCCCCTGACGGCAGGTGCCCGTTCTTCGTCTACTGTGATATGACGAAAGGAGGCTGGACCGTCAGTCAG CGTCGAATAAACGGAAACGTCAATTTCTTCCGTGATTGGGATGATTACGTTCACGGCTTTGGTGACCTTGATGGCGAATTTTGGCTCGGTCTTCAGGAGATTCACCGTCTAACGCAAGGCGGCAGCCAGATCTATTTCGGCATTACTAACTATGACGACACGACGGACTTTGCACATTATCAGACATTTACCGTTCATGGAGCAGCCACGAAATACAGAATGAACGTTGACGCTTACGGTTACAAAGGCTCCATCAATGAACTGTTCGCCGATCACGACAACATGGCGTTCTCCACATATGAAAGAGACAACTATGTACACGCCACTGCTAACTGTGCTGGGAGCGGTGGGGGCGGATGGTGGTGGAAAAAGTGCTGCCTTCTTGGAAATCTGAATGGTATATTTGGAAAGAAGGGAGAGGGAGGATTGAACTATTATGATTCAAGCCATATTCCGATTAAAGCTGTCGAAATGAAGATAAAAGCAATAAATGGAACATGTTAA